One genomic segment of Ricinus communis isolate WT05 ecotype wild-type chromosome 3, ASM1957865v1, whole genome shotgun sequence includes these proteins:
- the LOC8272579 gene encoding tetraspanin-2, with product MGLANNITAILNFIAFLCSIPIIASGIWLASKPDNECIHYFRWPLVILGVLILLVSLAGFVGAYWYKETLLAFYLCCMAILIGLILILLVFAFVVTRADGGYTVPGRGYKEYRVEGFSSWLKNHIVDSKNWVKIRNCLSESDVCSKLIQNYITSDQFFAAHISPLQSGCCKPPTVCGYNYVNPTLWLNPANPTADPDCYLWSNDQSQLCYNCDSCKAGLLGNLRKEWRKANVIIIVAVVVLIWVYLIACSAFKNAQTEDLFRRYKQGWV from the exons ATGGGACTAGCCAACAACATAACAGCAATTCTAAACTTCATAGCTTTTCTGTGCTCAATCCCCATAATAGCATCAGGAATATGGCTAGCATCCAAACCAGACAACGAGTGTATCCACTACTTCCGGTGGCCATTAGTCATTCTTGGTGTTCTTATCCTCCTTGTCTCTCTTGCTGGCTTTGTGGGTGCTTACTGGTataaagaaactctcttgGCCTTCTATCTTTGCTGCATGGCCATTCTCATTGGACTTATCTTGATCTTGCTGGTTTTTGCTTTTGTCGTTACACGCGCTGATGGTGGGTATACTGTGCCTGGTAGAGGTTATAAAGAATATAGGGTTGAAGGGTTTTCTTCTTGGTTGAAAAACCATATTGTCGATTCCAAGAATTGGGTTAAGATTAGGAACTGTTTGAGCGAAAGTGATGTTTGTTCTAAGCTTATCCAGAATTATATCACTTCTGATCAGTTCTTTGCTGCACATATCTCCCCTCTCCAG TCAGGGTGTTGTAAGCCTCCAACAGTATGTGGCTACAATTATGTGAACCCAACACTCTGGTTAAACCCAGCAAACCCAACAGCGGACCCAGACTGTTATCTGTGGAGCAATGACCAGAGTCAGCTCTGCTACAATTGCGATTCTTGCAAAGCTGGTTTGTTAGGAAACCTAAGGAAAGAATGGAGGAAAGCCAATGTGATTATCATCGTAGCAGTCGTGGTGCTTATATGGGTCTATCTCATTGCCTGCAGTGCCTTCAAGAATGCTCAAACAGAAGACCTTTTTCGTAGGTACAAGCAGGGTTGGGTTTAA
- the LOC8272578 gene encoding uncharacterized protein LOC8272578 isoform X2, which produces MSKMANFMCLKLQQKLSVLATVCPNHYSPLSTKAHWKLNTRFKAPRRLVLGLGASFWAQIMSTVGVNGGKSFIASAREKGAVEEVLKNVEWPEKFPFKEEDFQRFDESPDSLFYEAPRFVTHIDDPAIAALTKYYREVFPPSNTPGVSILDMCSSWVSHYPKGYKQDRIVGQGMNEEELKRNPVLTEYVVQDLNINPKLPFEDNFFDVITNTVSVDYLTKPLDVFKEMGRILKPGGLAVMRQWIYRPTLDALIRCILFTLERLLVLKQKCDNEQRKFCGHPMLYQI; this is translated from the exons ATGTCAAAAATGGCCAATTTTATGTGTCTAAAACTGCAACAGAAGCTATCAGTTCTTGCTACTGTTTGTCCTAATCACTATTCTCCTCTCTCCACAAAAGCCCATTGGAAGTTGAACACTAGATTTAAAGCACCTCGTAGGCTTGTTTTAGGCTTAGGGGCTTCATTTTGGGCACAGATTATGAGTACTGTTGGTGTAAATGGTGGCAAATCTTTCATTGCTTCTGCAAGGGAAAAGGGTGCTGTTGAAGAG gtATTGAAGAACGTAGAATGGCCTGAGAAGTTTCCCTTCAAGGAGGAGGATTTCCAGCGCTTTGATGA GTCACCGGACTCATTGTTCTATGAAGCTCCCCGATTTGTGACACATATTGATGACCCGGCCATTGCTGCACTGACAAAATACTACAGAGAGGTTTTTCCTCCAAGCAACACTCCAGGAGTTAGCATCCTAGACATGTGTAGCAGTTGG GTCAGTCATTATCCAAAAGGATACAAGCAAGATAGAATAGTTGGGCAAGGCATGAACGAAGAAGAGCTCAAGCGCAATCCA GTTCTGACAGAGTACGTTGTTCAAGACTTAAATATAAACCCTAAACTTCCATTTGAGGACAATTTTTTTGACGTTATAACTAATACG GTTAGTGTTGATTACCTAACAAAGCCGCTTGATGTTTTCAAAGAGATGGGTCGTATACTTAAGCCTGGTGGACTGGCTGTAATGAG GCAGTGGATATATCGCCCAACCCTGGACGCACTGATCCGATGTATATTGTTTACTCTAGAAAGGCTTCTAGTGCTTAAGCAGAAGTGCGACAATGAACAGCGTAAATTTTGTGGTCATCCTATGCTTTATCAGATATGA
- the LOC8272578 gene encoding uncharacterized protein LOC8272578 isoform X1, producing MSKMANFMCLKLQQKLSVLATVCPNHYSPLSTKAHWKLNTRFKAPRRLVLGLGASFWAQIMSTVGVNGGKSFIASAREKGAVEEVLKNVEWPEKFPFKEEDFQRFDESPDSLFYEAPRFVTHIDDPAIAALTKYYREVFPPSNTPGVSILDMCSSWVSHYPKGYKQDRIVGQGMNEEELKRNPVLTEYVVQDLNINPKLPFEDNFFDVITNTVSVDYLTKPLDVFKEMGRILKPGGLAVMSFSNRCFWTKAISIWTSTGDADHIVIVGSYFHYAGGFEPPQAVDISPNPGRTDPMYIVYSRKASSA from the exons ATGTCAAAAATGGCCAATTTTATGTGTCTAAAACTGCAACAGAAGCTATCAGTTCTTGCTACTGTTTGTCCTAATCACTATTCTCCTCTCTCCACAAAAGCCCATTGGAAGTTGAACACTAGATTTAAAGCACCTCGTAGGCTTGTTTTAGGCTTAGGGGCTTCATTTTGGGCACAGATTATGAGTACTGTTGGTGTAAATGGTGGCAAATCTTTCATTGCTTCTGCAAGGGAAAAGGGTGCTGTTGAAGAG gtATTGAAGAACGTAGAATGGCCTGAGAAGTTTCCCTTCAAGGAGGAGGATTTCCAGCGCTTTGATGA GTCACCGGACTCATTGTTCTATGAAGCTCCCCGATTTGTGACACATATTGATGACCCGGCCATTGCTGCACTGACAAAATACTACAGAGAGGTTTTTCCTCCAAGCAACACTCCAGGAGTTAGCATCCTAGACATGTGTAGCAGTTGG GTCAGTCATTATCCAAAAGGATACAAGCAAGATAGAATAGTTGGGCAAGGCATGAACGAAGAAGAGCTCAAGCGCAATCCA GTTCTGACAGAGTACGTTGTTCAAGACTTAAATATAAACCCTAAACTTCCATTTGAGGACAATTTTTTTGACGTTATAACTAATACG GTTAGTGTTGATTACCTAACAAAGCCGCTTGATGTTTTCAAAGAGATGGGTCGTATACTTAAGCCTGGTGGACTGGCTGTAATGAG CTTTTCTAATCGTTGCTTTTGGACAAAAGCAATCTCAATTTGGACATCTACTGGTGATGCCGACCATATTGTGATTGTCGGGTCATATTTCCATTATGCGGGAGGATTTGAACCTCCTCAG GCAGTGGATATATCGCCCAACCCTGGACGCACTGATCCGATGTATATTGTTTACTCTAGAAAGGCTTCTAGTGCTTAA